In Drosophila yakuba strain Tai18E2 chromosome X, Prin_Dyak_Tai18E2_2.1, whole genome shotgun sequence, a single genomic region encodes these proteins:
- the LOC26535647 gene encoding LOW QUALITY PROTEIN: uncharacterized protein LOC26535647 (The sequence of the model RefSeq protein was modified relative to this genomic sequence to represent the inferred CDS: inserted 2 bases in 1 codon; deleted 1 base in 1 codon), whose protein sequence is MATASIVCPTFDVCDAAILRXAGPLGCLKWMATTSQFPSIWPPQSTCHNGSQSENPRIVGLAPGSKEDGDVGVAVKLGAGIWVTILFLLSSTVTAIFWHDS, encoded by the exons ATGGCCACGGCGTCCATCGTTTGTCCCACGTTCGACGTCTGCGATGCTGCAATACTGCG AGCTGGGCCATTGGGTTGCCTCAAGTGGATGGCGACCAC ttcccagtttccTAGTATCTGGCCACCACAATCGACGTGCCACAACGGCTCGCAATCCGAGAATCCCAGAATCGTTGGACTTGCTCCCGGGAGCAAAGAAGATGGCGACGTGGGAGTGGCAGTGAAATTGGGAGCGGGTATTTGGGTCACCATCCTCTTC CTCCTCTCCTCAACGGTGACTGCAATTTTTTGGCATGATTCATGA